A single region of the Halarcobacter mediterraneus genome encodes:
- a CDS encoding YaiI/YqxD family protein, translating to MTLYIDADAFPNLLKPIVFRAIERLSLKTLVIANKKVNIGTSSFIKYLVVNQGADEADNKIIELLEEGDLVITADIPLANRTIEKKAHAIDHRGETYTKDNIKEYLAVRNLMQEIRDSGELTKGPAAFTQKDAQKFANSLNAFLQKI from the coding sequence ATGACTTTATATATTGATGCAGATGCTTTTCCTAATCTTTTAAAACCAATAGTTTTTAGAGCAATAGAAAGATTATCTTTAAAAACATTGGTAATAGCAAATAAAAAAGTTAATATAGGAACTTCTTCTTTTATAAAATATCTAGTTGTAAATCAAGGTGCAGATGAAGCAGATAATAAAATAATAGAACTTCTAGAAGAGGGTGATTTAGTTATTACAGCTGATATTCCTTTAGCAAATAGAACTATTGAAAAAAAAGCTCATGCAATAGATCATAGAGGTGAAACTTACACTAAAGATAATATAAAAGAGTATCTAGCAGTAAGAAATCTAATGCAAGAAATTAGAGATAGTGGAGAACTTACAAAAGGACCAGCTGCCTTTACTCAAAAAGATGCACAAAAATTTGCTAACTCTTTAAATGCATTTTTGCAGAAGATATAA
- a CDS encoding YwbE family protein, with the protein MTMNKKRFNIKQGLKVKIVLKQDQKTGKLTQGIVKDILTNSPSHPHGIKVRLQDGQVGRVQEIL; encoded by the coding sequence ATTACAATGAATAAAAAAAGATTTAATATTAAACAAGGACTAAAAGTCAAAATAGTTTTAAAGCAAGACCAAAAAACAGGTAAATTAACCCAAGGAATTGTTAAAGATATATTGACAAATTCTCCTTCCCATCCCCATGGAATTAAAGTTAGACTTCAAGATGGTCAAGTAGGACGAGTACAAGAAATTTTGTAA
- a CDS encoding MFS transporter, whose protein sequence is MYIFTKKFSFLLLLYTTQFIPLGFFFGAIPAILATQGVSMETIGSIYMLGLIWVIKFLWAPFIDKNKISFLQGHYRSWLILVQISLSLSMVFCAFYSISDSFLISLSLITLINFFSSTQDICVDGLVVNSLDEQELKYANSMQTAGTFLGSLLGLCLPLYSYEVYTWKTTLLILSILVLIPTFFLFFYKEKINEVKPLRVSYFKVLSFLGNKKVLKLLFIMTPAYFIVEGSFSLIQQLLIRNEWTLIEIAISQNIISSFFGILAAFLAGYIMKYLGQYKSYILTSTLIFIDILIMINLEAFANDHVLSTIFLSYNYFCLGLFMTLYYTFIMKNSSKELAGTQVNIQHGFMLFISLVFTKVFLTISSEYGFVSAFICLLCIYIISYTFSIFKLREDYES, encoded by the coding sequence ATGTATATTTTTACTAAAAAATTTAGTTTTTTATTGCTTTTATATACAACTCAATTTATTCCATTAGGTTTCTTTTTTGGAGCAATTCCCGCAATACTTGCTACTCAAGGAGTATCTATGGAAACAATTGGAAGTATATATATGTTAGGGCTTATTTGGGTTATCAAATTTTTATGGGCTCCTTTTATAGATAAAAATAAAATTAGTTTTTTACAAGGGCATTATCGCTCTTGGCTAATTTTAGTTCAAATAAGTTTATCCTTATCAATGGTTTTTTGTGCTTTTTATTCTATTTCAGATAGTTTTTTAATTTCTCTTTCTTTAATTACTCTTATTAACTTTTTTTCTTCCACACAAGATATTTGTGTTGATGGTTTAGTTGTAAATAGTTTAGATGAACAAGAGTTAAAGTATGCAAATTCAATGCAAACAGCAGGAACTTTTTTAGGTTCTCTTTTAGGTTTATGTTTACCATTATATTCATATGAAGTTTATACTTGGAAAACTACTCTTTTAATATTGAGTATTTTAGTTTTAATTCCCACATTTTTTTTATTCTTTTATAAAGAAAAGATAAATGAAGTAAAACCTCTAAGAGTTAGTTACTTTAAGGTATTAAGTTTTTTAGGAAATAAAAAAGTATTGAAGTTACTTTTTATTATGACACCAGCTTATTTTATAGTAGAAGGAAGTTTTTCTTTAATTCAACAGCTATTAATAAGAAATGAATGGACATTAATTGAAATTGCAATATCTCAAAATATAATAAGTTCTTTTTTTGGAATATTAGCAGCTTTTTTGGCTGGATATATTATGAAATATTTAGGTCAATATAAAAGTTATATTCTTACTTCAACATTAATATTTATTGATATCTTAATAATGATAAATTTAGAAGCTTTTGCGAATGATCATGTTTTATCAACAATTTTTCTCTCTTATAACTATTTTTGTTTAGGTTTATTTATGACTCTATACTATACTTTTATTATGAAAAATAGTTCAAAAGAACTAGCAGGAACACAAGTAAATATTCAACATGGATTTATGTTATTTATCTCTTTGGTTTTTACAAAGGTCTTTTTAACAATAAGTTCAGAATATGGTTTTGTCTCAGCTTTTATTTGTCTACTTTGTATTTATATTATTTCATACACTTTTTCAATTTTCAAGTTAAGGGAAGATTATGAAAGCTAA
- a CDS encoding helix-turn-helix domain-containing protein: protein MPKILSFENINEMNKENSSNTTFFMPKELAEGQISLVPVCKGLFFYKFDIDVKEDFIIENKFEDTLVSFSAFLNGSIQYKNVDFKINKTFKPNHLSVSALNQENGKSFYKKDSNLKIINMVATKEFIENQIISKENNPLNKTLQDLENKPLFKILKDSPCSFETLLSLNTIFNSSHNNKLENLLLQSHTYGLLYNWLNNIQEEKEFLPSIERHYLNKLMVYIDENLFKDLTLKELAKVASTNETKLQKIFKIEYNTTVFKYIINKRLEKAKKLLETNEYSINEVSELVGYKHQSNFTFAFFKKFNISPKEVLKNKKFYF from the coding sequence ATGCCAAAAATACTTAGCTTTGAAAATATAAATGAAATGAATAAAGAGAATAGTTCAAATACTACTTTTTTTATGCCCAAAGAACTTGCAGAAGGTCAAATTTCACTAGTTCCTGTTTGTAAAGGTCTTTTTTTTTATAAGTTTGATATTGATGTAAAAGAAGATTTTATAATAGAAAATAAATTTGAAGACACTCTCGTTTCTTTTTCAGCTTTTTTAAATGGCAGTATCCAATATAAAAATGTTGATTTTAAAATAAATAAAACTTTTAAGCCAAATCATTTAAGTGTAAGTGCACTAAATCAAGAAAATGGAAAAAGTTTTTATAAAAAAGATTCAAATTTAAAAATAATAAATATGGTTGCAACAAAAGAGTTTATTGAAAATCAAATTATTTCCAAGGAAAATAATCCTTTAAATAAAACTTTACAAGACTTAGAAAACAAACCTCTATTTAAAATACTTAAAGATTCTCCTTGTAGTTTTGAAACTTTATTAAGCTTAAATACTATTTTCAATTCGTCACATAATAACAAACTTGAAAACCTGTTACTCCAAAGTCATACCTATGGACTTTTATATAATTGGCTTAATAATATTCAAGAAGAAAAAGAGTTCCTTCCCTCTATAGAAAGACACTATTTAAATAAATTAATGGTTTATATAGATGAAAACTTATTTAAAGATTTGACCCTAAAAGAACTTGCAAAAGTAGCAAGTACAAATGAAACAAAATTACAAAAGATTTTTAAAATAGAGTATAATACTACAGTTTTTAAATATATTATTAATAAAAGACTTGAAAAAGCAAAAAAACTTTTAGAAACAAATGAATACTCAATTAATGAAGTTTCTGAGTTAGTGGGATACAAACATCAAAGTAATTTTACTTTTGCTTTTTTTAAGAAGTTTAATATTTCTCCAAAAGAAGTATTAAAAAATAAAAAGTTTTATTTCTAA
- a CDS encoding TonB-dependent receptor codes for MKLLNGLLIISIITSNLLAEETIKLEDVTVTAQKKKESKQNIALSLDILDSDDIKEQKILDTEDIVNSTPGLFMIKTNHHGTAGFLSLRGITPTMEGEQAIGFFVDDIYYPMFDSEILDIQRVEILKGPQGTLYGKNTESGAINIITNKPVNENSADVSIGLANNNTQEYKGLVNVKLIENDLFLRAALRKYKSDGYFENRYTKNKKSDNIEGIDSRVSLRYLPTDNLDFILSYDRNDYDNGYTGFNTLAEVLNNPGKVDMDFDGEGEFKNDKFSLKSIYENDNLTFTSITAASDTKNIDYNDLDFSVYDVMRLKTDREIDFLSQEFRLNSSFENFSYLIGAYFSKESNEQTVDFEMRQGNPLYGMPSFTQLTGSDMDTKNYALFSQMNYLFTDSFDVTFGLRYDKEQKDYKYTEGYDKDMSSFGMFSDSMSKSKDSSEILPKVSFNFNLDEQHLLYASYSKGYKSGGYNSLAPIDNQEFKAEQSNNFEVGFKSRFLDDSLFTNLAIYQINIDDQQVEQQYYPDSITSNAGKSTIRGFEFDFTYQVTDKFLLSSGIGYNKSEFDEYKDNILDASGNIIGQRSYDGNRAPNTPKYTYNITAKYNFLKDTYLLAKLNAVGDMYFDLDNTVKQKSYELVDLSFGTTINNIDFKLWSKNIFDKTYITRAFEMSDEWYARAGEGRTFGFELSYKF; via the coding sequence TTGAAACTTTTAAATGGATTACTAATTATAAGTATTATTACTTCAAATCTTTTAGCAGAGGAGACTATAAAACTTGAAGATGTAACAGTAACAGCACAAAAGAAAAAGGAATCAAAGCAAAATATCGCCTTGAGCTTAGATATTCTTGATAGTGATGATATAAAAGAACAAAAAATTTTGGATACTGAAGATATTGTAAATAGTACTCCTGGACTTTTTATGATAAAGACAAATCATCATGGAACAGCAGGTTTTTTATCTTTAAGAGGAATAACACCTACTATGGAAGGAGAACAAGCCATAGGTTTTTTTGTCGATGATATATATTACCCTATGTTTGATAGTGAAATTTTAGATATTCAAAGAGTTGAAATACTAAAAGGTCCACAAGGTACTTTATATGGTAAAAATACAGAATCAGGTGCGATTAATATTATTACTAATAAACCAGTAAATGAAAATAGTGCAGATGTAAGTATTGGTTTAGCAAATAATAATACTCAAGAATATAAGGGCTTAGTAAATGTGAAACTTATTGAGAATGATTTATTTTTAAGAGCTGCTCTTAGAAAGTATAAGAGTGATGGATATTTTGAAAATAGATATACAAAAAATAAAAAATCAGACAATATCGAAGGAATTGATTCAAGAGTTTCATTAAGATATTTACCTACAGATAATTTAGATTTTATTCTTTCTTATGATAGAAATGATTATGACAATGGATATACAGGCTTTAATACTCTTGCTGAAGTTTTAAATAATCCTGGAAAAGTAGATATGGATTTTGATGGTGAAGGTGAATTTAAAAATGATAAATTCTCATTAAAATCAATATATGAAAATGATAATTTAACTTTTACTTCAATTACAGCAGCAAGTGATACAAAAAATATTGATTATAATGATTTGGACTTTTCAGTATATGATGTAATGAGACTTAAAACAGATAGAGAAATAGATTTCTTATCTCAAGAATTTAGGCTTAATTCCTCTTTTGAAAATTTTAGTTATTTAATTGGAGCATATTTTAGTAAAGAAAGTAATGAGCAGACAGTAGACTTTGAAATGCGTCAAGGAAATCCTTTATATGGAATGCCAAGTTTTACCCAGCTTACAGGAAGTGATATGGATACAAAAAACTATGCACTTTTCTCTCAAATGAATTATCTTTTTACTGATTCTTTTGATGTAACATTTGGACTTAGATATGATAAAGAACAAAAAGATTATAAATATACTGAAGGTTATGATAAAGATATGTCTTCTTTTGGTATGTTTTCTGATTCAATGAGTAAAAGTAAAGATTCTTCGGAAATTTTACCTAAGGTTTCATTCAATTTTAATTTAGATGAGCAACATCTTTTATATGCAAGTTATTCAAAAGGTTATAAATCAGGAGGATACAACTCTTTAGCTCCAATAGATAATCAAGAGTTCAAAGCTGAACAATCAAATAATTTTGAAGTTGGTTTTAAATCAAGGTTTTTAGATGATAGCTTATTTACAAATTTAGCAATTTATCAAATTAATATTGATGACCAACAAGTAGAACAACAATATTATCCTGACTCAATTACTTCAAATGCTGGTAAATCTACCATAAGAGGATTTGAGTTTGACTTTACTTATCAAGTAACTGATAAGTTTTTATTATCATCAGGAATAGGATATAACAAATCAGAATTTGATGAGTATAAAGATAATATTTTAGATGCTTCTGGAAATATTATTGGACAAAGAAGCTATGATGGTAATAGAGCACCAAATACCCCAAAATATACTTATAATATAACTGCAAAATATAATTTTCTAAAAGATACTTATTTATTAGCTAAATTAAATGCTGTAGGAGATATGTACTTTGATTTGGATAATACTGTAAAACAAAAGTCTTATGAATTAGTAGATTTAAGCTTTGGTACTACAATAAATAATATTGATTTTAAATTATGGAGTAAAAATATTTTTGATAAAACTTATATTACAAGAGCTTTTGAAATGAGTGATGAATGGTATGCAAGAGCAGGGGAAGGTAGAACTTTTGGTTTTGAACTTTCTTATAAGTTTTAA